The Nitrospira tepida genome includes a window with the following:
- the sucD gene encoding succinate--CoA ligase subunit alpha, with protein MSILVNKNTRVVVQGITGKEGSFHATQCKAYGTQVVAGVTPGKAGQQVEGIPVFNTVREAVKHTQCDTSLIFVPPPFAADAILEAADAGIKLIICITEGIPVNDMVRAKRALRGRDVRLIGPNCPGIITVDEAKIGIMPGFIHKRGVVGVVSRSGTLTYEAVHQLSTLGLGETTCVGIGGDPVNGTSFVDVLPLFESDSETQAIVMIGEIGGDAEEKAAEFIKKNVKKPVVSFIAGITAPPGRRMGHAGAIISGGKGTASEKMKALEAAGVRVVKNPAEIGATVKTALGR; from the coding sequence ATGAGCATTCTCGTCAACAAGAATACGCGGGTGGTGGTGCAGGGGATCACGGGCAAGGAAGGCTCGTTCCACGCGACGCAGTGCAAGGCCTACGGCACGCAGGTAGTCGCCGGTGTGACGCCGGGAAAGGCCGGCCAGCAGGTCGAGGGGATTCCGGTCTTCAACACGGTACGCGAAGCCGTCAAACATACCCAGTGCGACACCTCGCTGATTTTCGTGCCTCCGCCGTTTGCGGCCGATGCGATACTGGAGGCAGCCGATGCCGGGATCAAGCTCATCATCTGCATCACTGAAGGCATCCCGGTGAATGACATGGTGCGGGCGAAACGGGCCTTGCGGGGCCGCGATGTCCGGCTGATCGGTCCCAACTGCCCTGGCATCATCACGGTGGATGAGGCCAAGATCGGCATCATGCCGGGGTTCATCCATAAGCGAGGCGTGGTCGGGGTGGTCTCGCGCAGCGGCACCCTCACCTATGAGGCGGTGCACCAACTCTCCACGCTCGGGCTCGGCGAAACCACCTGCGTCGGCATCGGCGGAGACCCGGTCAACGGCACCAGTTTCGTCGATGTGCTACCGCTGTTCGAAAGCGATTCCGAGACACAGGCGATCGTCATGATCGGCGAGATCGGCGGGGATGCCGAGGAAAAGGCGGCTGAGTTCATCAAGAAAAACGTGAAGAAGCCGGTGGTCAGCTTCATTGCCGGCATCACGGCGCCGCCGGGCCGCCGCATGGGCCATGCCGGGGCGATCATCAGCGGAGGCAAGGGGACGGCCTCCGAAAAGATGAAAGCGCTTGAAGCAGCCGGCGTGCGGGTGGTGAAGAATCCAGCCGAAATCGGCGCCACCGTGAAAACCGCGCTCGGGCGGTGA
- the ahcY gene encoding adenosylhomocysteinase — MDYDVKDLGLADQGNLKIEWAERTMPVLRLIKQRFQREKPLQGIRITACLHVTTETANLAKTLKAGGADVRLCASNPLSTQDDVAAALVKHEGIPVFAIKGEDNKTYYDHIESAIGHKPHVSMDDGADVVSHLHSKRKELLKHVIGGTEETTTGVIRLRSMAEKKVLRFPVISVNDADTKHMFDNRYGTGQSTLDGIVRATNRLVCGSTVVVAGYGWCGRGIAMRAKGMGADVIVTEIDPMKGLEAVMDGYRVMPMEKAAPIGDFFITVTGNLKVIRKEHFAVMKDGAIVCNSGHFNVELDIPALEKLSKKKRQIRPGVDEYTLNGGRRVSLLGEGRLVNLATAEGHPSSVMDMSFANQALGAEYIVKNHKMLEKKVYPVPTVIDKEIARLKLAGMGMAIDKLTKEQEKYLASWEMGT, encoded by the coding sequence GTGGATTACGACGTGAAGGATCTCGGACTAGCAGACCAGGGCAATCTCAAAATCGAATGGGCGGAGCGCACGATGCCGGTCCTGCGCCTGATCAAGCAGCGATTCCAACGGGAAAAGCCGCTTCAGGGCATCCGGATCACCGCCTGCCTGCACGTCACCACGGAAACCGCCAACTTGGCCAAGACGCTCAAGGCCGGAGGGGCCGATGTCCGGCTCTGCGCCTCGAATCCCCTCAGCACACAGGACGACGTGGCCGCGGCCCTGGTGAAGCATGAAGGCATTCCGGTCTTCGCGATCAAAGGCGAGGACAACAAGACCTACTATGACCACATCGAATCGGCCATCGGTCATAAGCCGCACGTCTCGATGGACGACGGGGCCGACGTGGTCTCCCATCTCCATTCGAAGCGAAAGGAACTGCTCAAACACGTCATCGGAGGCACCGAGGAAACGACCACGGGTGTCATCCGGCTGCGGAGCATGGCGGAGAAAAAAGTGCTGCGCTTCCCGGTCATCTCGGTGAACGACGCCGATACCAAGCACATGTTCGACAACCGGTACGGCACCGGACAAAGCACCTTGGATGGCATCGTGCGCGCCACCAACCGCCTCGTGTGCGGGTCCACCGTCGTCGTGGCCGGCTACGGCTGGTGCGGGCGCGGCATCGCTATGCGGGCCAAGGGAATGGGCGCGGACGTGATCGTGACCGAAATCGATCCGATGAAGGGACTCGAAGCGGTGATGGACGGCTACCGGGTCATGCCGATGGAAAAGGCCGCGCCGATCGGGGATTTCTTCATCACCGTCACCGGCAACCTGAAAGTGATCCGCAAGGAACACTTTGCCGTTATGAAGGACGGGGCCATCGTCTGCAACTCCGGTCATTTCAATGTCGAGCTCGATATCCCGGCGTTGGAGAAGCTGAGCAAGAAGAAGCGGCAGATTCGTCCAGGCGTGGACGAGTACACGCTCAACGGCGGCCGCCGCGTGAGCCTGCTGGGCGAAGGGCGGCTGGTGAACCTCGCCACCGCGGAAGGCCATCCTTCCAGTGTCATGGACATGAGCTTCGCCAACCAAGCGCTTGGCGCCGAGTATATCGTGAAGAACCATAAGATGCTGGAGAAGAAGGTCTATCCGGTGCCGACCGTCATCGATAAGGAGATCGCCCGTCTGAAGCTCGCCGGCATGGGCATGGCGATCGACAAGCTGACGAAAGAGCAGGAGAAGTATTTGGCGTCGTGGGAGATGGGCACGTAA
- the ccsB gene encoding c-type cytochrome biogenesis protein CcsB — protein sequence MLKSLFLFDMTFWLYLAALALYIAYLFVRRPVMQFAPAGHPVETYDDRDEGWASQLGQVATLVTVFGWIVNSGALFMRAYERMQLSGTFAPWSNQFEAMAYVSWAIILGYVLLEMRYRIKAIGAFVVGIGFIAMGAASLLPYRYQTAEPLVPALNSYWIYIHVSVTLTSYAAFAMAGGLGVMYLFKERAERKGKSGGIAAAFPDLETIDELGYKAIMIGFPLLAFGIILGAMWANYAWGGYWSWDPKETWSLIVWLIYGAYIHARMTRGWEGHRAAIYAIFGFLMVIFCFWGVNFLLSGLHAYA from the coding sequence ATGCTCAAGTCCCTATTCCTGTTCGATATGACCTTCTGGCTGTATTTGGCGGCCTTGGCGCTCTACATCGCCTATCTCTTCGTCCGGCGGCCGGTGATGCAGTTTGCGCCGGCGGGCCATCCGGTGGAGACGTATGACGATCGGGACGAAGGGTGGGCCAGCCAGCTCGGACAGGTCGCGACGCTGGTCACCGTGTTTGGATGGATCGTGAACAGCGGCGCGCTGTTCATGCGGGCCTATGAGCGGATGCAGCTCTCCGGCACCTTCGCCCCCTGGTCGAATCAGTTTGAAGCAATGGCCTATGTCTCCTGGGCGATCATTCTGGGCTATGTGCTCTTGGAGATGCGGTACCGCATCAAGGCGATCGGCGCGTTCGTCGTCGGGATCGGGTTCATCGCCATGGGCGCCGCGTCGCTGTTGCCCTATCGCTATCAGACGGCCGAGCCGCTGGTGCCGGCCCTCAACAGCTACTGGATTTACATCCACGTGTCCGTCACCCTCACCAGCTACGCCGCCTTTGCGATGGCCGGCGGATTGGGCGTGATGTACCTGTTCAAGGAACGGGCGGAACGGAAAGGCAAGAGCGGGGGAATCGCTGCGGCCTTTCCGGATTTGGAAACCATCGACGAGCTGGGCTACAAGGCCATCATGATCGGCTTCCCGCTGCTGGCCTTCGGCATCATTCTCGGGGCCATGTGGGCGAACTATGCCTGGGGCGGCTATTGGAGCTGGGACCCAAAAGAGACCTGGTCGCTGATCGTCTGGTTGATTTACGGCGCCTATATCCATGCCCGCATGACGCGGGGATGGGAAGGGCACCGGGCCGCTATCTACGCCATTTTTGGATTCTTGATGGTGATCTTCTGCTTCTGGGGCGTGAACTTCCTGCTCTCGGGTCTGCATGCTTATGCGTGA
- the sucC gene encoding ADP-forming succinate--CoA ligase subunit beta has protein sequence MNVHEFQAKQLFAQFGVPVLRGKEVKTPKAASQWAAKLNTPVYVVKAQIHAGGRGKAGGVKLVKEQSQVPEIAKELLGKVLVTHQTGPKGRKVRRLLVEEGANIAKELYLSLLVDRDTGWVVFIASTEGGMEIEEVAAKTPEKIIKEAIDPAVGYQGYNGRNIAFALGLQQIEPAVINPFVQMLGNLYRLFMEKNCALVEINPLVITKEKTLIALDGKVSFDDNGLFKHADVQKMRDLHEEEPLEIEAGKNNLNYVKLDGNIGCMVNGAGLAMATMDVIKLAGSEPANFLDVGGGATKETVAAGFRILLKDKNVKGIFINIFGGIVRCERIAHGVIEAAKEVKLKVPLVVRLQGTNAEEGRKLLVESGLKLDVADDLWEAAQKIVGMTGKAA, from the coding sequence ATGAACGTTCACGAGTTTCAAGCCAAGCAGTTGTTCGCACAATTCGGGGTGCCGGTCTTGCGCGGCAAGGAAGTCAAAACTCCGAAGGCTGCAAGTCAGTGGGCCGCCAAACTCAACACCCCGGTCTATGTCGTGAAGGCGCAGATCCATGCAGGCGGGCGAGGCAAAGCCGGCGGCGTCAAATTGGTGAAGGAGCAGAGCCAGGTCCCCGAGATCGCGAAGGAACTGTTGGGCAAGGTCTTGGTCACGCACCAGACGGGGCCGAAGGGCCGCAAGGTCAGGCGCTTGCTGGTCGAGGAAGGAGCCAATATCGCCAAGGAATTGTATCTCAGCCTTCTGGTCGATCGCGACACGGGCTGGGTAGTCTTTATCGCCAGCACGGAAGGCGGGATGGAGATCGAGGAGGTAGCTGCCAAGACGCCCGAGAAGATCATCAAGGAGGCGATCGATCCGGCCGTCGGTTATCAAGGGTACAACGGCCGCAACATCGCCTTTGCGTTGGGGCTCCAGCAGATCGAGCCGGCCGTCATCAATCCCTTCGTCCAGATGCTGGGGAATCTCTACCGGCTGTTCATGGAGAAGAATTGCGCCCTGGTGGAGATCAACCCGCTGGTCATCACGAAGGAAAAGACGCTCATCGCGCTGGACGGCAAGGTGTCCTTTGACGACAACGGGCTCTTCAAGCATGCGGACGTGCAGAAGATGCGCGATTTGCACGAGGAGGAGCCGCTGGAGATCGAAGCCGGGAAGAACAACCTCAACTACGTCAAGCTGGACGGGAATATCGGCTGCATGGTGAACGGAGCCGGCCTGGCCATGGCGACGATGGACGTCATCAAGCTGGCGGGCAGCGAACCGGCCAATTTTTTGGATGTCGGCGGCGGGGCCACGAAAGAGACCGTGGCGGCGGGGTTCCGCATCCTGCTCAAGGACAAGAATGTGAAGGGCATCTTCATCAACATCTTCGGCGGAATCGTCCGCTGCGAGCGGATTGCGCATGGGGTGATCGAAGCGGCCAAAGAGGTCAAGCTCAAGGTGCCCCTGGTGGTGAGATTGCAAGGAACCAATGCGGAAGAAGGCCGCAAGCTGTTGGTGGAGTCCGGTCTGAAGCTGGACGTGGCGGACGATTTGTGGGAGGCGGCGCAGAAGATCGTGGGGATGACCGGAAAGGCGGCGTAG
- a CDS encoding VIT1/CCC1 transporter family protein, with translation MDELFDLSLYKSLREVFPRDAEMRRTLDELIAVEAHHLAFWQKFFNLKLDRLDPGRRLKLWFITWLCRLFGATAVHLVLEAIEVYGVRKYLSLWRSYQGQPLGAALQNILQDEFKHEDALVTRLTERKINAEKIRNIFLGLNDGLVEILGAVSGFFGAFGDAVTVLMAAATTAVAGAISMGAGAFGALNSEQEVRRTESGKRLFLGETSEQAEMAEQPFQSALFVGGAYFLGALVPVLPVAFGAQSAWPSIVAAGVMSVSVSTVLAFLSGMNLRKRIALNLIIVIVAVSATYGIGLVAKRLWGVSV, from the coding sequence TTGGATGAGCTGTTCGACCTGTCGCTGTACAAATCGTTGCGGGAGGTGTTTCCGCGGGATGCGGAGATGCGGCGGACGTTGGATGAATTGATCGCGGTCGAAGCCCACCACCTGGCCTTCTGGCAGAAGTTCTTCAACCTGAAGCTCGACCGGCTCGATCCAGGCCGGCGACTCAAGCTCTGGTTCATCACCTGGTTGTGCCGGCTGTTCGGCGCGACGGCGGTGCATCTTGTCCTGGAAGCGATCGAAGTCTATGGCGTGCGCAAATATCTGTCGCTCTGGAGAAGTTACCAGGGCCAGCCTTTGGGCGCCGCCCTCCAGAACATCCTGCAGGACGAGTTCAAGCACGAGGACGCGCTGGTCACGAGATTAACCGAGCGGAAGATCAATGCCGAGAAGATCCGCAATATCTTCCTGGGCTTGAACGACGGGTTGGTGGAAATCCTGGGCGCGGTCAGCGGCTTCTTCGGCGCGTTCGGCGACGCGGTGACGGTCCTGATGGCCGCCGCCACCACCGCTGTCGCAGGGGCTATTTCGATGGGAGCCGGGGCCTTTGGCGCGCTGAATTCCGAACAGGAGGTCCGGCGGACCGAGTCGGGCAAGCGCCTGTTCTTGGGGGAAACATCCGAGCAGGCCGAAATGGCGGAACAGCCCTTCCAATCGGCCCTGTTCGTGGGAGGAGCCTATTTCCTCGGCGCGCTGGTACCGGTGCTGCCGGTCGCCTTCGGCGCCCAGTCGGCCTGGCCGTCGATCGTGGCGGCGGGCGTCATGAGCGTATCGGTATCCACGGTGCTCGCCTTTCTCTCCGGCATGAATCTCCGCAAACGGATCGCGCTCAACCTGATCATCGTCATTGTGGCGGTCTCCGCCACCTACGGCATTGGGTTGGTCGCGAAGCGGCTTTGGGGAGTCTCGGTCTAA
- a CDS encoding IS256 family transposase, with product MKEQSTGTDVESRSLWDHLEEFVRGHIQQFVQRLLVEDVTMRLGRAKSARRTHVDAPDGYRNGYGKPRKVTLTCGTITLQRPRVRRLAERFVSRILPLFKRHTKQVGELLPQLYLHGLALGDFELALRGLMGESAPLSPASLQRLKAQWKVEYEAWTRRRLDDLEVVYVWADGLYVKAGLEASKAALLILIGALTDGRKVVLAVESGQRESKESWGAVLRDLRMRGLKPWRCTIADGHLGIWAALAEQQPTAAEQRCWNHRLVNVLDAIPKPHQAEASTWLKTLPYAETQAACERLRDQFSRRYRALAPKAVERLHHDWERLITFYQFPKEHWRHLRTTNVVESPFAAVRLRTAAGKRFKRIESATALIWKVLQVAEQTFRRLNAPELLPTVYAGTRYVDGVKQATVAHEDVAA from the coding sequence GTGAAGGAGCAGAGCACAGGGACCGACGTCGAGTCAAGGAGTCTATGGGACCATCTGGAGGAATTTGTGCGCGGCCACATCCAGCAGTTCGTCCAACGGCTGTTAGTGGAAGACGTCACGATGCGACTTGGCCGGGCGAAGTCGGCGCGGCGGACTCACGTGGATGCGCCGGACGGGTATCGCAACGGGTATGGCAAGCCGCGGAAGGTGACGCTCACCTGCGGCACGATCACCCTGCAGCGGCCGAGGGTGCGGAGGCTCGCGGAGCGCTTCGTCAGTCGGATCCTGCCGCTCTTCAAGCGACACACGAAGCAGGTGGGCGAGCTGCTGCCCCAGTTGTATCTGCACGGCTTGGCCCTCGGGGATTTCGAGTTGGCGTTGCGTGGGCTAATGGGCGAGAGCGCCCCCTTGTCCCCCGCCTCGCTCCAACGACTCAAGGCGCAGTGGAAGGTCGAGTATGAAGCCTGGACGCGGCGACGACTCGATGACCTGGAGGTCGTGTACGTGTGGGCGGATGGGTTGTATGTGAAGGCGGGGCTGGAGGCGAGCAAGGCGGCGCTGCTGATCCTGATCGGAGCGCTGACGGATGGCCGCAAAGTCGTCTTGGCCGTGGAGAGCGGGCAACGCGAATCGAAGGAGTCATGGGGCGCGGTGTTGCGGGATCTGCGGATGCGGGGGCTGAAACCATGGCGCTGCACCATTGCCGATGGCCATTTGGGGATTTGGGCGGCGCTGGCGGAGCAACAGCCCACGGCCGCCGAACAGCGGTGTTGGAACCATCGGCTTGTCAATGTGTTGGATGCCATCCCGAAGCCCCACCAGGCCGAGGCAAGCACCTGGCTCAAGACCCTGCCGTATGCGGAGACGCAGGCAGCCTGTGAGCGGTTACGCGATCAATTTAGCCGCCGGTACCGCGCGCTGGCCCCGAAGGCGGTCGAACGGCTCCATCATGATTGGGAGCGGCTCATCACCTTTTACCAGTTCCCCAAGGAACACTGGCGCCATCTGCGCACGACGAACGTGGTCGAGTCTCCCTTCGCCGCGGTGCGGCTTCGGACCGCGGCCGGCAAGCGGTTTAAACGCATCGAGTCAGCGACGGCGTTGATCTGGAAAGTCTTACAAGTCGCGGAACAGACGTTCCGACGCCTGAATGCGCCGGAGCTGCTACCGACTGTATATGCCGGCACTCGCTATGTCGATGGAGTGAAGCAGGCCACTGTCGCCCACGAGGATGTCGCCGCCTGA
- a CDS encoding B12-binding domain-containing radical SAM protein: protein MLIFLVHVRDPQFYALPAKTRAKNGRLRVMGFPPIGIMSLSAVLKQAGHDCVMFDQANPETPNEVIIEAINHRQPVLVGLSFLSTTSYPYAKILARQIRAANSRVKLAFGGVFASLNASLVKLQCPEVDFVCRGDGEQLILDLIERLDDPVEVAGVTWAKDGKVVQNPNRVMERNLDQWPFPDRESLDLDFVESMPLDVPAVLSMERFTTMQTSRGCPWPCVFCDIPIFNEGKWRARSPQHVVAELKHLEELGYGSVYFVDDHFLLQPKRIDAICHGIGQERLAIQWGIEGRVDSVAQHLFPAMAKAHCRTVMFGIESGSQKILDRLQKEQTLDEVKTAVKNAKRAGIEIVHGFFTVGNPDETVEDMQATFDFASKLPLDTFGFNRLCVYRGTPLWQEYVKRGLVNEATDWYKYFKCSEIDPTCLPGEVINRVRQEGLRRLFLYKIFHYPVQTYRLLRRFLRFMPVRDVAYLIMKPFLGQKKGATKAEVLSRAVEHADMKDAAAQLTQLTDDMLHKVLTESRAERLRIQQEAGSSRELPMVPAP from the coding sequence GTGTTAATCTTTCTCGTCCACGTTCGCGACCCGCAATTCTATGCCTTGCCGGCCAAAACCCGAGCCAAAAACGGGCGGCTGCGGGTGATGGGATTCCCTCCGATCGGAATCATGTCGCTCTCGGCGGTGCTGAAGCAGGCCGGCCATGACTGCGTGATGTTCGATCAGGCCAACCCGGAGACGCCGAACGAGGTCATCATCGAGGCCATCAACCACCGCCAACCCGTGCTGGTCGGACTGAGCTTCCTGAGCACGACCAGCTACCCCTATGCAAAGATTCTGGCCCGGCAAATCCGTGCGGCCAACAGCCGGGTGAAGCTGGCGTTCGGCGGAGTCTTTGCGAGCTTGAACGCGTCGCTGGTGAAACTGCAATGTCCGGAGGTGGATTTTGTCTGCCGCGGCGACGGGGAGCAGCTCATTCTCGACTTGATTGAACGGCTCGATGATCCGGTAGAGGTGGCCGGGGTGACCTGGGCGAAAGACGGCAAGGTCGTCCAGAATCCGAATCGCGTCATGGAGCGGAACCTGGACCAGTGGCCGTTTCCGGACCGGGAGAGCCTGGACCTCGACTTTGTCGAATCAATGCCGTTGGATGTACCCGCCGTGCTGTCCATGGAGCGGTTCACGACCATGCAAACCTCACGGGGCTGTCCCTGGCCCTGCGTATTCTGCGACATCCCGATTTTCAACGAGGGGAAGTGGCGGGCCAGAAGCCCGCAGCATGTGGTGGCCGAGTTGAAGCACCTGGAAGAACTGGGTTACGGCTCCGTCTATTTCGTGGACGACCACTTCCTGCTGCAACCCAAGCGGATCGACGCCATTTGTCACGGCATCGGTCAAGAACGGCTGGCGATCCAGTGGGGCATTGAGGGTCGCGTGGATTCGGTGGCGCAGCATCTCTTTCCGGCGATGGCTAAAGCCCACTGCCGGACGGTCATGTTCGGCATCGAGAGCGGAAGTCAAAAAATCCTCGATCGCTTGCAGAAGGAGCAGACACTGGACGAAGTCAAGACGGCGGTCAAGAACGCCAAGCGGGCCGGCATCGAAATCGTGCACGGCTTCTTTACGGTCGGGAACCCCGATGAGACGGTCGAGGACATGCAGGCGACCTTCGACTTCGCCTCCAAACTGCCGCTGGACACGTTCGGCTTCAATCGGCTCTGCGTCTATCGCGGTACGCCCTTGTGGCAGGAATATGTGAAACGGGGGTTGGTCAATGAGGCGACCGACTGGTACAAGTACTTCAAGTGCTCGGAGATCGATCCGACCTGTTTGCCCGGCGAGGTGATCAACCGGGTGCGCCAAGAGGGCCTGCGGCGGCTGTTCCTCTACAAGATCTTCCACTACCCCGTCCAAACCTACAGGCTCCTCCGCCGGTTCCTGCGGTTCATGCCGGTGCGCGACGTGGCCTATCTGATCATGAAGCCCTTCTTGGGACAGAAAAAGGGCGCCACCAAGGCGGAAGTCCTCTCGCGCGCGGTCGAGCATGCCGACATGAAAGACGCCGCGGCGCAGCTCACGCAACTGACGGACGACATGCTGCACAAGGTCCTGACGGAATCGAGGGCCGAGCGCCTCCGGATTCAACAGGAGGCGGGAAGTTCCAGAGAGTTGCCGATGGTGCCCGCTCCGTAG
- the metK gene encoding methionine adenosyltransferase produces MRNNYLFTSESVTEGHPDKIADQISDGILDALLAQDKHSRVACETILTTGIAFVAGEISTKAYVEIPDIVREVIKNVGYGDATWGFDYQTCSVLTSIHNQSSDIAMGVDSGGAGDQGLMFGYATNETAELMPMPIVLAHRLTRRLAEVRKKNILGWVRPDGKSQVTIEYRNGKPVRIDTIVVSTQHSPEISNKVIEREIMDKVIRPVMPKGLYDPTSVKHYINPTGRFVVGGPMGDTGLTGRKIIVDTYGGHGSHGGGAFSGKDPTKVDRSASYMARYIAKNIVAAGLADRCEVQLAYAIGVADPVSVLIDTKGTEKVQTDNLEKVVRKHFPMTPRGIIDHLKLRRPIYRKTAAYGHFGRNEPEFTWEKTDKAKVLRKEVGL; encoded by the coding sequence ATGCGCAATAACTATCTGTTCACCTCCGAATCCGTCACCGAAGGCCACCCGGACAAGATCGCCGACCAAATCTCCGACGGCATTCTCGACGCGCTGCTCGCCCAGGATAAACATTCCCGCGTTGCCTGTGAAACCATCCTGACCACCGGCATTGCCTTCGTGGCCGGTGAGATTTCCACCAAAGCCTATGTCGAAATTCCCGACATCGTCCGCGAAGTGATCAAGAACGTCGGGTACGGGGACGCCACCTGGGGGTTCGATTACCAGACCTGCTCGGTCCTGACCTCCATCCACAACCAATCTTCCGACATCGCCATGGGCGTGGATTCCGGGGGCGCTGGGGACCAGGGCCTGATGTTCGGCTATGCCACCAATGAAACCGCCGAGCTGATGCCGATGCCGATCGTGCTGGCCCACCGCCTGACGCGCCGCCTGGCCGAAGTCCGGAAGAAGAACATTCTGGGATGGGTGCGGCCGGACGGCAAATCCCAGGTGACCATCGAATACCGGAACGGGAAACCCGTGCGGATCGATACCATCGTGGTATCCACGCAGCACAGCCCGGAGATCTCCAACAAGGTGATCGAACGGGAGATCATGGATAAAGTCATCCGGCCCGTCATGCCCAAAGGGCTCTACGATCCCACCAGCGTGAAGCACTACATCAATCCGACCGGCCGGTTCGTCGTCGGCGGCCCGATGGGGGATACCGGGTTGACCGGACGCAAGATCATCGTGGACACCTACGGGGGCCACGGGAGCCACGGGGGCGGGGCCTTCTCCGGCAAGGATCCGACGAAGGTCGATCGCTCCGCCTCCTATATGGCGCGATATATCGCCAAGAATATCGTGGCGGCCGGGCTCGCCGACCGTTGCGAAGTCCAGCTTGCCTATGCCATCGGCGTGGCCGACCCGGTCTCCGTCCTGATCGATACCAAGGGCACGGAGAAGGTGCAGACGGATAACCTTGAAAAAGTCGTGCGCAAGCATTTCCCGATGACGCCCCGCGGCATCATCGACCATCTGAAGCTTCGCCGTCCCATCTACCGGAAGACCGCCGCCTACGGCCACTTCGGCCGGAACGAACCGGAGTTTACCTGGGAGAAGACGGACAAGGCGAAGGTATTACGCAAAGAAGTCGGACTGTAA
- the resB gene encoding cytochrome c biogenesis protein ResB produces MDGEPELALQQPPAPKPRASAQGFGWDEVSREVVEFFASIKLAMFLFLILAVTATIGTVIQQNERPETYIKEYGEQAYRWFTRLGLTDVYHTWWFTSLLGLLCVNSLTCFYKRFPAVWRSMQQDKVNVSLPFIKNMKHSAEISAAGTKEYIGERLVRFLAEKGYRVLAKNEASGVSLYATKGIMGRVGAHMAHLSATVIVLGGLIGSLWGFQDFGVCMEGQTYHIPRGNFDLHVDKFWIDYYENGAVKSYNSTLTVIDQGSPALTKTITVNDPLVYKNIWFYQSSYGDAWDRIEVARLNIKDKETDKVLATVDLEWQKEKVIENLGLKLTATDFVADFAFNSSEKKVYSKTVEHANPALRLAMNERGTLEATPWVFYHYPDLFEIQGSKYSFELVGYRPKKFTGLQITRDPGVNIVWIGSTMIVVGITLSSFIYHRRLWAKIVPQHDGVVLHIGGNTHKNQIDFQREFKRLIQHVETKSG; encoded by the coding sequence ATGGACGGAGAGCCGGAACTCGCCCTTCAACAACCGCCCGCGCCGAAACCCCGCGCCTCTGCCCAAGGGTTCGGGTGGGACGAGGTGTCCCGTGAGGTCGTGGAGTTTTTCGCGTCGATCAAGCTGGCCATGTTCCTGTTCTTGATCTTGGCGGTCACGGCCACCATCGGCACCGTCATTCAACAGAATGAGCGCCCCGAAACCTACATCAAGGAATATGGCGAACAGGCCTACCGTTGGTTCACGCGTCTCGGTCTGACCGATGTCTACCACACCTGGTGGTTTACCAGCCTGCTCGGCCTGCTCTGCGTCAATTCGCTGACCTGTTTCTACAAGCGATTCCCCGCCGTTTGGCGCTCGATGCAGCAGGACAAGGTGAACGTCTCGCTGCCGTTCATCAAGAATATGAAACATTCCGCCGAGATCTCGGCGGCGGGGACGAAGGAGTATATCGGCGAGCGGCTCGTCCGGTTTTTGGCGGAAAAAGGCTATCGGGTGCTGGCCAAGAACGAAGCCTCAGGCGTGTCGCTCTACGCCACGAAGGGCATCATGGGGCGCGTGGGGGCGCACATGGCCCATCTCAGCGCGACGGTGATCGTGCTGGGCGGGTTGATCGGGAGTCTCTGGGGGTTCCAGGACTTCGGCGTCTGCATGGAAGGGCAGACCTACCATATCCCCCGTGGGAACTTCGACCTGCACGTCGATAAATTCTGGATCGACTACTACGAGAACGGGGCCGTCAAGTCGTACAATAGTACGTTAACGGTGATCGACCAGGGCAGCCCGGCGCTCACGAAAACCATCACGGTGAACGACCCGCTCGTCTATAAGAACATCTGGTTCTATCAGTCGAGCTATGGCGACGCCTGGGATCGCATCGAGGTGGCGCGCCTCAACATCAAGGACAAGGAAACCGACAAGGTCCTTGCGACAGTCGATCTGGAATGGCAAAAGGAGAAGGTGATCGAGAATCTCGGCCTTAAGCTCACGGCCACCGATTTCGTAGCGGACTTTGCCTTCAATTCATCCGAGAAAAAGGTCTATTCCAAGACGGTGGAACATGCCAATCCTGCCCTGCGATTGGCAATGAATGAGCGCGGAACGTTGGAGGCGACCCCCTGGGTGTTCTATCATTATCCGGACTTGTTTGAGATCCAAGGGTCGAAATACAGTTTCGAGCTGGTCGGCTATCGACCAAAGAAGTTCACGGGATTGCAGATCACGCGCGATCCGGGCGTGAACATCGTCTGGATCGGCTCGACCATGATCGTGGTAGGAATCACGCTGTCGTCGTTCATCTATCACCGGCGCCTGTGGGCGAAGATCGTGCCGCAGCACGACGGCGTCGTGCTGCACATCGGCGGAAACACGCACAAGAATCAGATCGATTTTCAGCGGGAATTCAAGCGCCTGATCCAGCACGTGGAAACCAAATCGGGCTAA